A segment of the Superficieibacter sp. HKU1 genome:
CACTGATAGGCGGTGCTCACCCAGCGCACAACCGTCACCGATGGCTCAGACAGCAGCAGGCTGCGGGTGAACTCCGTGGACAGCCACCCCAGCTCGGTGTTCATAACCGCTTCACTGTGCGCCGCCCCGGCTTCCGGCCAGAAGAAGGCGATGCCGATATATTCAATCAGCAGGCTCAGCAGCAGCGAGGACAGCACCACGCCTATCAGGGCCCACGGCCAGCCCCAGAGCAGGTTATACAGGATGCCATGTTTGCGCTCCGGCAGCGTCTGCTGCTGTGGGGGACGTTTTACCTCAGCCATTCTCCCCTCCTGCGACCGGCACGTTCAGGGCCGGACCGTCCCGCCACCAGGTTTCGCCGCTGTGATAACTGCGCCGCATCTCCTCCGCTATTTTCTCGATGCTTTCCGGCATCAGCACATCATCAGCGTCCCCGGCAGGCAGCGGCATGCGGATTTTCCACAGTTGCCCGCCTTCCAGCAGGGCAAACGCCTGCCCTTTCGGCAGCGTCACGATATCGGCCGGCTCCAGCAGCGGGACTTTTACCGTCCCGACGCGGTCCTGGGTGCTGGAAGTAAAGTCCTGGTCTGCATTGACATCTGCCGTGTCCTGGTGCCCGGAGACCAGCGTTTTGGTGTAAATCTCCACCTGCGGCAGCTGCGTGGTCAGCAGCTCGGCGGTGCGGTTCTCCCTGACGCGCAGCATAATCAGGTTGTTAAAGTTACCCTGTACCTGGGCCGTCTTGGCCGCATTCCCGATGCGTGCCTCAATATCAGAAGACGTCTGGGTATAGGCCGTCACCTGCATGCCGGCACCGCCACCTTTGTTGATGAGAGGGATAAACTCATCGCCCATCAGCTCGTTAAACTCATCGCAGTGCAGGTTAATCAGGGACTTCCCTTCTTTCCCGCCCGGCAGGCCCGCATTGATACCGTGTTTGTAGATATGGCCGGCCACGCTCACCAGATCGGCGAACATGGAATTGCCCACCGCGCTCGCTACCATACTGTCACTGAGCGCATCGAGCCCCACATAGACCACGGCCTTTTTACGAATGATTTGCTCCCAGTCAAATATGGGCCGTGAGTCATCCATATCGAGATAGTCAGGAGCCAGCAGTTCAGCGGTTTTGCCGGTAGTCAGTTTTTCCAGCAGCGGTAGCAGCGACGCCACGATTTTGTCAAAGTAAGTACGGTCATAACGTACCGCTGACCGCAGCCCGTCAAGGATGGGATCGTAGAGTTTTTTTCCCTCTTCTGAACTCAGGGCAACCTCAATGGCCCAGATACGTAAGGCATCCGGCTGACCCTGCATGTTACGGGGCACGTCGTCCTCTCCCAGCACCTGCTGATTATTCTCAATCTGCGTCTGCAGAGCCGGCAGCTGCGCCTGGATGATTTTTTCCGCATAGCGGATATAGAGATCGGCGATATTGTTCACGTAGCGCATAATCAGCGTATAGTCAGGGCGTTCACCCAGGGCAACCAGCGCACGGGCAATAATGTTGACGAACCGCCAGGCAAATTCACGAAAGGCGGCATTATTGCCGTCCCCTGAAAGCTGACCGGCCACGCGGGACGCCACCTCTGACACGCGACCAAAACGCCCGACGGCATTATAACGGGCTGAAATTTCAGGCCAGCCGAGATGAAAGATATACAGCTCATCCCCGCGCCCGGCCCGGTGGGCCTCTGCCCAGACGCGTTTCATCAGGTCTGCGTCGCCTTTCGGATCAAACACGATGGTGACTTCACCCCGCCGGATATCCTGAGTGACCAGCAGCTCTGCCAGCCGGGTCTTCCCGACGCGCGTGGTGCCATACACCACCGTATGGCCAACGCGCTCCCCCAGGGCCAGGGTGACGTCTTTTTCATCGGGCTCGATGCCGTGCAGCGCCGGATTCCCGCCCACCGGTGGTAATGGCCGCACCGGGTTCAGCGGCGTATCGGCACTCAGCAGCTTGCCCAGCCAGGGCAG
Coding sequences within it:
- the traD gene encoding type IV conjugative transfer system coupling protein TraD, coding for MSNRYVIEALLRPAVELNTAVVSGMAAYVCVQAPWAVALAPSVSYVTAAGFAALAVTRTHQGMKIIRYRRNLRRLPRYVMSTKQIPVSHRRLFLGRGFRWTQKHTQRLQDTLRPEVARYLQPNRFYLGARQLELLTEHRLPWLGKLLSADTPLNPVRPLPPVGGNPALHGIEPDEKDVTLALGERVGHTVVYGTTRVGKTRLAELLVTQDIRRGEVTIVFDPKGDADLMKRVWAEAHRAGRGDELYIFHLGWPEISARYNAVGRFGRVSEVASRVAGQLSGDGNNAAFREFAWRFVNIIARALVALGERPDYTLIMRYVNNIADLYIRYAEKIIQAQLPALQTQIENNQQVLGEDDVPRNMQGQPDALRIWAIEVALSSEEGKKLYDPILDGLRSAVRYDRTYFDKIVASLLPLLEKLTTGKTAELLAPDYLDMDDSRPIFDWEQIIRKKAVVYVGLDALSDSMVASAVGNSMFADLVSVAGHIYKHGINAGLPGGKEGKSLINLHCDEFNELMGDEFIPLINKGGGAGMQVTAYTQTSSDIEARIGNAAKTAQVQGNFNNLIMLRVRENRTAELLTTQLPQVEIYTKTLVSGHQDTADVNADQDFTSSTQDRVGTVKVPLLEPADIVTLPKGQAFALLEGGQLWKIRMPLPAGDADDVLMPESIEKIAEEMRRSYHSGETWWRDGPALNVPVAGGENG